In Bacillota bacterium, a single window of DNA contains:
- a CDS encoding BMC domain-containing protein, with the protein MAGNALGLIETRGLVAAIEAADTMVKAANVVLMGYEKIGSGFVTVMVRGEVGAVRAAVDAGAAAAEKLGEIVATHVIPRPHDDVEKILPNLEQPAKK; encoded by the coding sequence ATGGCAGGTAATGCATTGGGATTAATCGAGACACGTGGTTTGGTGGCAGCCATCGAAGCGGCAGACACCATGGTCAAGGCAGCTAATGTGGTACTAATGGGCTATGAGAAGATCGGTAGCGGCTTTGTGACCGTCATGGTCCGGGGTGAAGTGGGTGCCGTACGGGCTGCTGTGGATGCGGGCGCTGCGGCCGCGGAGAAACTGGGCGAGATCGTGGCGACCCATGTCATTCCGCGTCCCCATGACGACGTAGAGAAGATCCTGCCTAATCTCGAACAACCGGCCAAGAAGTAG
- a CDS encoding BMC domain-containing protein, whose protein sequence is MAQKAVGLIEAVGWAGCLEAADVALKTADVTLIGFEKANGGGRLVVRIEGDVSAVQAACEAAVASANKVSSVYAYRVLARPATEVSKLLRK, encoded by the coding sequence ATGGCGCAGAAGGCAGTGGGTCTCATCGAAGCAGTGGGTTGGGCCGGTTGTCTGGAAGCGGCAGACGTGGCCCTGAAAACTGCCGATGTGACCTTAATCGGTTTTGAAAAGGCCAACGGCGGCGGTCGCCTGGTGGTCCGCATCGAGGGCGATGTGTCCGCGGTACAGGCCGCCTGCGAGGCAGCGGTGGCCTCGGCAAACAAAGTGAGTTCTGTTTATGCTTATCGGGTGCTGGCACGGCCCGCAACGGAAGTCAGTAAACTACTACGCAAGTAG
- a CDS encoding class II aldolase/adducin family protein, protein MTSEYEIKRQIVDIGKRIYNNGYVAANDGNISVRVSENQVITTPTGVSKGFMTPDMLVKVDLDGNVISGKMRPSSELKMHLAVYRQRPDVNAVVHAHPPTATAFAVAGIPLKTPTIPEVIISLGWIPIAKYGTPSTDEIPRAIGEHLENHDAILLENHGAVTVGVSLENAYFKMETLELYAKISLLARLLGGERALAPENVRRLIELREEMNVPGRHPGCMDCGACSVQGNCHNTNPPADIDEGQLVELITRVTHQVLQEEAGKAG, encoded by the coding sequence GTGACTTCTGAATATGAAATCAAACGCCAAATAGTAGACATTGGCAAACGGATCTATAACAACGGATACGTGGCCGCCAACGATGGTAATATCAGCGTAAGAGTGAGCGAAAACCAGGTAATTACCACCCCCACCGGTGTCAGCAAAGGCTTCATGACCCCTGACATGCTGGTCAAGGTGGATTTGGACGGTAATGTCATTTCCGGAAAAATGCGCCCGTCTTCCGAACTGAAAATGCACCTGGCAGTCTATAGGCAGCGGCCAGATGTGAATGCGGTAGTTCATGCCCATCCCCCAACGGCCACGGCCTTTGCGGTGGCGGGAATTCCCTTGAAAACGCCGACGATCCCCGAGGTGATCATCAGCCTCGGCTGGATCCCCATCGCCAAGTACGGGACCCCTTCCACCGATGAGATCCCCCGGGCGATTGGCGAGCATTTGGAAAACCATGATGCCATCCTGCTGGAAAACCACGGAGCGGTGACCGTGGGGGTCAGCTTGGAAAACGCCTATTTCAAAATGGAAACCCTGGAGCTTTATGCCAAGATCAGCTTGTTGGCCCGGCTGTTGGGTGGCGAACGAGCCCTGGCACCGGAAAATGTGCGCAGGCTCATTGAACTGCGGGAAGAAATGAACGTCCCCGGTCGCCATCCCGGTTGCATGGACTGTGGCGCCTGCAGCGTACAGGGCAATTGCCACAACACCAATCCCCCGGCGGACATCGACGAAGGTCAGCTGGTGGAACTCATCACCAGGGTAACCCACCAAGTGCTACAGGAAGAGGCCGGAAAAGCCGGTTGA
- a CDS encoding extracellular solute-binding protein, with protein MDREQTNHPHKRNCIACHQPIAPEEEFLCPRCKKPHHRSCWESRGGCAAIGCKELAATVRQDQEKRQQLLREAEQNQRRYRLTIFAMLGLVLVLVVLISYFNSPKLGDRKVLEMMTTVLPYPEEQVLTRVVTDFNNKREDLFLRWQNLDARVYDQKLVVLIGARDVPDLFVMRGEDLDLFAEHGLLLNLDEYLARDPELSAVLDPETLGIWEGSVYGLPFSEGRFFAIHAQTEYPEASWEIFQKILWELYAFRAQQEEE; from the coding sequence GTGGACAGGGAGCAAACAAACCACCCGCACAAACGAAACTGTATTGCCTGTCATCAACCCATCGCTCCGGAAGAGGAGTTTTTGTGTCCCCGCTGCAAGAAGCCGCACCATCGGTCCTGTTGGGAAAGCCGCGGGGGTTGTGCCGCGATCGGCTGCAAAGAGTTGGCGGCTACCGTCCGGCAGGACCAGGAGAAAAGACAACAGCTTCTCAGGGAAGCAGAGCAAAACCAGCGGCGTTACCGCCTTACCATCTTCGCTATGCTCGGCCTCGTCCTGGTCCTGGTGGTGCTCATCAGTTACTTCAACTCGCCAAAGCTCGGCGATCGAAAGGTTCTGGAGATGATGACCACGGTCTTACCTTACCCCGAAGAACAGGTACTCACCCGGGTGGTAACCGATTTTAACAACAAGCGCGAAGACCTTTTCCTCCGCTGGCAAAACCTCGATGCGCGGGTCTACGATCAGAAGCTAGTGGTCCTCATCGGAGCCCGGGACGTGCCTGATCTTTTCGTCATGCGGGGCGAGGATCTGGACCTTTTTGCTGAACATGGCCTGCTTTTGAACCTGGACGAGTATCTGGCCAGGGATCCAGAACTGTCCGCGGTCCTCGATCCCGAAACCCTAGGGATATGGGAAGGTTCCGTTTACGGTCTTCCCTTCTCCGAAGGACGTTTCTTTGCCATCCATGCCCAGACCGAGTACCCGGAAGCCAGCTGGGAAATATTCCAAAAGATCCTTTGGGAACTTTATGCCTTCCGGGCCCAACAGGAGGAGGAATAG
- a CDS encoding malate dehydrogenase yields MAGLREEALRYHSEGKPGKLEIRITKPCANQRDLSLAYSPGVAEPVKAIAADAEQVFQYTGKGNLVAVISNGTAVLGLGNVGPLASKPVMEGKGVLFKRFADVDVFDIELDAPEPEDFIRIVQALAPTFGGINLEDIKAPECFVIEQALVESLDIPVFHDDQHGTAIIVGAALLNALEVAGKDLANVRVVVNGAGASAIACSRFLLNLGMQREQLTLVDSKGVIYQGRTVGMNPYKEEFAVPRKARTLAEAVRGADVFLGLSVAGALSPEMLSTMAPRPIVFALANPDPEIDYDLAKEVRPDAIVATGRSDYPNQVNNVLGFPSIFRGALDVRARKISEGMKVAAAQALAALARDPVVEEVLGAYGLRELHFGPDYLIPKPVDPRVVHRVAPAVAEAAMAEGLARRPVELEAYKKLLAERFQNNR; encoded by the coding sequence ATGGCTGGATTACGAGAAGAAGCTTTACGTTATCACAGTGAGGGTAAACCGGGGAAGTTGGAAATAAGGATTACCAAGCCCTGTGCCAATCAACGGGACCTGAGCTTGGCCTACAGCCCCGGCGTGGCGGAGCCGGTGAAGGCCATCGCCGCGGATGCGGAACAGGTTTTTCAGTATACCGGGAAGGGAAATCTGGTGGCGGTGATCTCCAACGGGACCGCGGTGCTGGGGTTGGGGAACGTGGGCCCCTTGGCCAGCAAGCCGGTGATGGAGGGGAAGGGGGTCCTTTTCAAAAGGTTTGCCGATGTGGACGTGTTTGACATCGAACTGGATGCGCCGGAGCCGGAGGATTTTATCCGGATCGTCCAGGCCCTGGCTCCCACCTTCGGTGGCATTAATCTGGAGGATATCAAGGCGCCGGAGTGTTTTGTCATCGAACAGGCCTTGGTGGAAAGCCTAGATATCCCTGTCTTCCATGATGACCAACATGGCACCGCGATCATTGTTGGTGCTGCTTTGCTGAACGCGTTGGAGGTCGCCGGTAAGGACCTGGCCAATGTGCGGGTGGTGGTGAACGGAGCCGGTGCTTCGGCCATTGCCTGCAGCAGATTCCTACTCAATTTGGGGATGCAGAGGGAACAGCTGACCTTGGTGGACTCCAAAGGGGTGATCTACCAGGGCCGCACCGTGGGGATGAACCCCTACAAAGAAGAATTTGCGGTCCCAAGAAAGGCCCGCACCTTAGCGGAGGCGGTCCGGGGAGCCGATGTATTCCTGGGTCTTTCGGTGGCCGGTGCCCTCTCCCCGGAGATGCTGTCCACTATGGCCCCAAGGCCCATCGTCTTTGCCCTGGCCAACCCGGATCCAGAGATCGACTACGATCTGGCCAAGGAAGTGCGGCCCGATGCCATCGTGGCCACCGGCAGGTCAGATTACCCCAATCAGGTGAACAATGTCCTCGGCTTCCCTTCGATCTTCCGGGGAGCCTTGGATGTGCGGGCTAGGAAAATTAGTGAAGGGATGAAGGTGGCTGCGGCCCAGGCTTTGGCGGCTTTGGCCCGGGATCCGGTGGTGGAGGAGGTTCTAGGAGCCTATGGCCTTAGGGAACTACACTTTGGTCCCGATTACCTCATCCCGAAACCCGTAGATCCGCGGGTGGTGCACCGGGTGGCCCCGGCGGTGGCCGAGGCGGCCATGGCCGAAGGTTTGGCCCGTAGACCGGTGGAGTTGGAGGCATATAAAAAGCTCCTGGCGGAGCGGTTTCAGAACAATAGGTAG
- a CDS encoding UPF0280 family protein, translating to MYTPRTYRYNQDAGDLQYLRVAVGETDLWIGLKDPQIPLNQLRELTVERVLHLRRILKVYIAKHPEFKESLRPVPYSPKDPELIQRMGAAAQTVGVGPMAAVAGAIAQLVGEELLPLCSELIIENGGDIFLYCRQRRRIGILAGNSPFSGRLGIVAPQQTPMGVCTSAGTSGHSLSLGRADAAVVIAADAALADAAATHGGNLVQEPADIPSALEKMSKIPHLLGVLLIKEDKLGAWGQIELEPL from the coding sequence ATGTATACGCCACGAACCTATCGATATAACCAAGATGCGGGGGATCTACAATATTTGAGGGTTGCCGTCGGTGAGACCGATCTTTGGATCGGTCTTAAGGATCCCCAAATCCCCCTCAATCAACTGCGGGAACTCACGGTCGAGCGCGTGCTGCACCTTCGGCGGATCCTAAAGGTCTATATAGCTAAGCACCCCGAGTTTAAAGAATCCCTGCGACCTGTTCCCTATTCCCCGAAGGATCCGGAATTGATTCAACGGATGGGTGCAGCCGCCCAGACCGTGGGTGTGGGCCCGATGGCCGCGGTAGCTGGGGCCATCGCCCAGCTGGTGGGGGAAGAGCTTCTCCCCCTGTGTTCCGAATTGATCATCGAAAACGGTGGAGATATCTTCCTTTATTGCCGCCAAAGGCGCCGGATCGGTATCCTGGCGGGCAATTCTCCCTTCAGTGGTCGGCTGGGGATTGTGGCACCCCAGCAGACCCCCATGGGAGTCTGCACCTCCGCCGGCACCTCGGGCCATTCTTTGAGCCTGGGCCGGGCCGATGCTGCGGTGGTGATCGCCGCCGATGCCGCGTTGGCCGATGCCGCGGCCACCCATGGGGGCAATCTGGTCCAAGAACCCGCGGATATCCCATCGGCCTTGGAGAAGATGAGTAAGATACCCCACCTGTTGGGCGTCCTGCTCATCAAAGAGGACAAACTAGGGGCCTGGGGTCAGATCGAACTCGAACCACTTTAG
- a CDS encoding 4Fe-4S binding protein, translated as MSKVRVWLSFPPGLVDKPLTYRLVKDYDLSINILRAKVTPNEEGRLLVEIENSTENQVQAGLDYLKSQGVRVELIGTGILVHFDQCVHCGACTAVCASGALRLDPESARLHFDEAKCIECELCIDACPVACIEATL; from the coding sequence ATGAGCAAAGTACGGGTCTGGCTAAGTTTCCCACCGGGGTTAGTGGATAAGCCACTAACCTACCGATTGGTTAAGGATTATGATCTGTCCATCAACATCTTGCGGGCAAAGGTAACCCCCAACGAAGAGGGACGGCTCTTGGTGGAGATTGAAAACTCCACCGAGAATCAGGTGCAGGCGGGCCTTGACTACCTGAAGTCCCAGGGGGTTCGGGTAGAACTGATTGGCACCGGCATCCTCGTGCATTTTGACCAGTGTGTGCACTGTGGGGCCTGCACGGCGGTGTGCGCCAGTGGTGCCCTGCGGCTCGATCCCGAGTCGGCAAGGCTCCACTTCGACGAAGCCAAATGCATCGAATGCGAACTGTGTATTGACGCCTGTCCGGTGGCCTGTATCGAAGCCACATTGTAG